The window GATGGCCTGACCGCCGTAAACGGGCAGGACGCGAATGCGCTTTCTGCCTTTGAGGGAGTTGATCTCGTCAGCCACCTGAATGGCGAGTTCGCGGGTAGGAGCAAGGATCAGGGCCTGAACACGGCCTCCTTGTTCCTCAAGGCACTCGATGATGGGCAGGCCAAAAGCAGCGGTCTTGCCGGTGCCGGTCTGGGCCTGGCCCACGATGTCGATGTTGCCGCCCATGAGCTTTGGAATGGTCAGCTCCTGAATGGGAGTAGGGGCGGTGAATCCTTTGGATTCGAGGGCTGCCAGTGTTTCCTCGGACAGGCCGAGTTCCTGGAAAGTGGTCATGAAAAATCTCTTTGTAATAATGTGTTGATGCTCGTCCAGCCCGTGGACAATAGCACAAACCGTAGCGTCCGCACATGAGTGCGGAATATTTATAACGATCTTGGGGAAGGAAGGAGCTAGTGTGTTTGAACCGAGCAGTCAATGAAAAAGGGAAAAGCCGCAATTAAGGCTTTCCCCTCTTCTTCCGCTATGAAGGCTTGGGAGAATGGTGCAGCCATAAGGCTATGGGAACAAATTCATCCTCAGATGGCATGCCATGTATTCGATGGATTTGTTCCCGGCAAAACAGCGGTTGCGCCGCTATCTCAAGCCGTCATTCCGAGCTCTAGCGAGGACGGAAGGTGATGCGACCGCGAGTCAGATCGTACGGAGACAGTTCGACGGTGACAGTGTCGCCGGGCATGACGCGGATACGGAACTTGCGCATCTTGCCGGAAATATGAGCGAGTACGGAGTGGCCATTTTCGAGTTCCACGCGGAACATGGCGTTGGGCAGCGCTTCTTCAACGGTGCCCTGTACAGTGATACCTTCTTCTTTTGCCATAAATTAAAAATCCTCTTTATGTATACGACTGGAAAAGCCCGCCCTCTGGAAAGGGCGGGCTCAAAGTGCCTTACTTGGCGAGTGTCGTCAAGGTTTACCAGCGCGGCCGCTCAGGGCGGGGACGGGCTTCGTTGACCTTGATGTTGCGACCGCCGAAATCGGAGCCGTTCAGGTTTTCAATCGCTTCCAGGGCGCCGTTGTCTTCCATTTCCACGAAGCCGAAGCCACGGGGACGACCAGTCTCGCGGTCATTGATAAGCTTGACGGAGTAAACTTCGCCGTAGGATTCGAATGCTGCGCGTACGTCCTCTTCCGTGGAACTCCAGGGCAGGTTGCCCACATAGATGTTCTTGGCCATTACTTCAAATCTCCAAAACAGTTAAGAAAATGAGTAGTCGGCGATTTCTCGCCCGGTGAAACAAAGAGATGAGATTAGATGCAAAAGCCTCGAACCAAACTACTATTTGCCCACCAACAGTCAGATGTTTGGGACCGTTCCCGTGAACGATACCTTTTAACATATTAAAGGCCCTTACAAATCCTATAGAAGAGAGTCAAGAGAAAAATTTCAAAAAATCGAGATAAGTTCCTATAAAGAGAACTCAATATCGGAAAAAATCTGGTCTGGGTCATACAGGCCGGGGTGTTCCGCCTGAAATTTTTCCATGGTTTCGAAATAGGCGTCCCAGCCAATGACTTGTGCTATCTTTTTTTTATCCTTGAATATTTTGAAGGTTGTGCCGCGTGGACACTTGGTCATGTTCAGGTCAAGGACACCCTTATCCGTCATGTGAGTCCAGACTGCGGACCATGATGTGCGGTCTCCTTCAGTTTTTTTGTACTTTTCAAAAAAAGATTCAAAGATGCGTTCAATTTCGGTTCGTTCCATGGAATCCTCGCTTGTTTGATACTGGCAAAAGTATGCACCATAACAGGTCGCAGGCCAAGGAGAGCAGTTTCATTGCAGGGCCCAATGATTTGAGATAAACAGAAATCGTCCTAAACCTTCTGATTTGCCGAGATAAACTCATGAGAAAGATCATCACCTGGCAGGTGCCGCCTCGAAAGCTGGACGTAGCCATCGTCAACAGCGGCGTGAATGCCTATTGCCAATCTGCGGATATCTCGGAGCAGGACTCCCTGCGTCTTCAGGTCTGCATAGAGGGGGTATTCAGCTATCTTGCGACGAATATCCGTTCAGTGGAGGTGTGGAAGGAGATTCGTATCGAGATGTATCGTGGCGATGGCGAGGTGAAGGTCATCATGGAACACTGCGGCCCGGCCGGCGAATGGGACCGGGCCTTGTGTGCGAACCCTGAGTTGAAAATCCGCCGCACCAGCTTCGAAGCCATGGGATTGTTCATAGCTTATGACATGCTCGAGGAACTCACTTGTGACAGTTGGTTCGATATGGGGACCGGCAACAATCTGCGTCAATATACGTTAATCTATCGTATTTCACAGAAATCGTGACATTCGCCTCTGTCCAATTTTCGTTTCTTGAAAATCATTGGGCGAACGTATAGGGTGGCTCCCACGGCAAATCCGTTGGGGGACATAGGGTGAGCGAAGAATACGAAGTCATGGGAGTCTACTCCCACAGCACCAAATATGAATACAAGGTGGGCGAGCGCGGGTCGCGCTATCGCCACGGCACCTTCTGGTTTGTGCGCAAGCGCAGCGATGACATGTTTGAAGTGCGTCCACTCAACGCCCATCATGTTCCCTCGGGCGTATCCCGCCTTGTCTCACACGAAGACTTTCTCCAGTACTACACTCCGGAGCTCGCCTACTATCAGGAAAATACCATGCCCTGTCTGGATAACTTGCGTAAGAAAGTGCGTATGGGGCGTCGTTATTTCAACATGGGGCAACTGGAGCGAGCTGAGCAGGAGTTCTGCGATGCCGTTCTTCTTCAGGACGATAACGTGGACAGCAATATGGGCCTGAGTGAGGTCTATGCCGAGCAGCAGCAGTTCACCAAACTGCGCAGTGTGCTCGACAAGCTCATGAACATCGATGAGGTGTTCCGTGAAGAGCAGCGCCACAAGTTCAACGAGTTCGGCATCAACCTTCGCAAGAAAGAGCTCTACGACGACGCCATCCGCTTCTATTCCAAGGCGCTTGAAGTGAACGATGAAGACGAGAATC of the Pseudodesulfovibrio sp. zrk46 genome contains:
- the infA gene encoding translation initiation factor IF-1 — protein: MAKEEGITVQGTVEEALPNAMFRVELENGHSVLAHISGKMRKFRIRVMPGDTVTVELSPYDLTRGRITFRPR
- a CDS encoding RNA-binding protein, producing MAKNIYVGNLPWSSTEEDVRAAFESYGEVYSVKLINDRETGRPRGFGFVEMEDNGALEAIENLNGSDFGGRNIKVNEARPRPERPRW